In Arvicola amphibius chromosome 1, mArvAmp1.2, whole genome shotgun sequence, one DNA window encodes the following:
- the LOC119803008 gene encoding LOW QUALITY PROTEIN: centrin-3-like (The sequence of the model RefSeq protein was modified relative to this genomic sequence to represent the inferred CDS: substituted 1 base at 1 genomic stop codon) yields the protein MSLALRSDLVVDKTKRKKXRELSEEQKQEINDAFELFDTDKDHVIDYHELKVAIRALGFDVKKADVLKILKDYDREATGKITFQDFNEAVTDWILERDPHEEILKAFKLFDDDDTGKISLRNLQRVARELGENMSDEELRAVMEEFDKDGDGEINQEEFIAIMTGDI from the coding sequence ATGAGTTTAGCTCTGAGAAGTGATCTTGTAGTAgacaaaacaaagaggaaaaagtgaAGAGAGCTCTCTGAAGAACAGAAGCAAGAAATTAATGATGCCTTTGAGCTCTTTGATACCGACAAAGACCACGTGATAGATTATCACGAATTAAAGGTGGCAATAAGAGCCTTGGGGTTTGATGTGAAAAAAGCTGATGTGCTGAAGATTCTTAAAGATTATGACAGAGAAGCCACAGGCAAAATCACCTTCCAAGATTTTAATGAAGCTGTGACAGACTGGATATTGGAAAGAGATCCACATGAAGAGATACTGAAAGCATTTAAACTATTTGATGACGATGATACAGGTAAAATAAGCCTGAGGAATTTGCAACGTGTTGCCAGAGAACTGGGCGAAAATATGAGTGATGAAGAACTCCGGGCTGTGATGGAAGAATTTGATAAAGACGGTGATGGGGAAATAAACCAAGAGGAATTCATTGCTATTATGACCGGTGACATATAA
- the Ociad2 gene encoding OCIA domain-containing protein 2, whose protein sequence is MASVSTHGSQEKSPHLPPFSKQSLLFCPKSKLHIHRGEIAKIIRECQEESFWKRALPFSLISMLVTQGLVHQGYLAANPRFGSLPKVALAGILGFGLGKASYIRVCQSKFHSFEDQLRGAGFGPEHNRHCLLTCEECKTRRGLSEKKGPQPSAS, encoded by the exons ATGGCCTCGGTGTCCACTCATGGAAGCCAAGAGAAGAGTCCCCACTTGCCACCGTTTAGCAAGCAG AGCCTGTTGTTTTGCCCAAAGTCAAAACTGCACATCCACAGAGGAGAGATTGCCAAGATTATCCGAGAGTGCCAAGAAGAAAGTTTCTGGAAGAGAG ctctgcctttttctcttatAAGCATGCTTGTCACCCAGGGACTTGTCCACCAAG GTTATTTAGCTGCGAATCCAAGATTTGGATCGTTACCTAAAGTTGCAT TGGCCGGGATCCTGGGATTCGGCCTTGGGAAGGCTTCCTACATAAGAGTGTGCCAGAGTAAATTCCATTCCTTCGAGGATCAGCTCCGTGGTGCTGGCTTTGGTCCCGAGCATAACAG GCACTGCCTGCTTACCTGTGAGGAGTGCAAAACCAGGCGTGGATTAAGTGAGAAGAAAGGGCCCCAGCCATCTGCTTCCTAA